A window of the Desulfobacula toluolica Tol2 genome harbors these coding sequences:
- a CDS encoding IS3 family transposase (programmed frameshift), translating to MGYSIQLKEAVLKKVLQGNKPHHEIAKELGVGRSTIGKWLREYKQNGSIKLKSKEKRPKDWTAEERISAIIKTGSMTADERTAWCRKNGIFIHNLDQWKKDAISAIIPKANKEQIEEYKNLKKEIAALKKDLSRKDKALAETAALLVLKKKAQGNLGGVRGRLISQEDKKTVLKLISEACESGARKSKAAQLLGLTIRTLQRWSKNGLLDSRKGSRADPGNKLSDDEKTRIANVLESPEFAESNPNQIVPRLADQGIYLGSESTMYRILRDLKMNKHRQSSLPAKRHSPDPLIANAPNQLWSWDITYLPSTVRGRFFYLYMVMDLYSRKAVACQVYEYESGDLAAELITDACNQEKISEEQVTLHSDNGSPMKSATMLAKLQDLGVIPSFSRPSISNDNPYSESLFRTLKYRPEYPDKPFENLFDAREWANRFIHWYNKEHLHSGINYVTPEDRHNGRDIQILKNRHHVYQKAKTKHPERWSKKTRNWKPVTEVVLKRFKKVKQSTDTAKRAA from the exons ATGGGATATTCTATTCAATTAAAAGAAGCTGTGTTAAAAAAGGTGTTACAGGGAAACAAACCCCATCATGAAATTGCAAAAGAATTAGGTGTTGGCCGGTCTACAATCGGTAAATGGTTAAGAGAATACAAACAAAACGGAAGCATAAAATTGAAATCAAAAGAAAAACGCCCCAAAGACTGGACAGCCGAAGAACGTATTTCAGCAATAATTAAAACAGGTTCTATGACTGCTGACGAACGCACTGCCTGGTGCCGCAAAAATGGTATTTTTATCCATAATTTGGACCAGTGGAAAAAAGATGCCATATCAGCAATAATCCCGAAGGCGAATAAAGAACAAATTGAAGAGTACAAAAATCTTAAAAAAGAAATCGCTGCTCTAAAAAAAGACCTGTCCCGTAAAGACAAAGCTCTGGCAGAAACAGCAGCCTTGCTGGTTCTTAAAAAAAAAGCCCAGG GAAATCTGGGGGGAGTCAGAGGACGATTGATCAGTCAAGAAGACAAAAAAACTGTGTTGAAATTGATTTCAGAGGCCTGTGAATCAGGGGCACGAAAAAGTAAGGCAGCCCAATTATTGGGACTGACCATTCGAACCCTTCAGCGGTGGAGCAAAAATGGCCTATTGGACAGCCGAAAAGGCTCCCGAGCCGACCCTGGTAACAAATTGTCTGATGATGAAAAGACCCGGATAGCCAATGTATTAGAGTCGCCTGAATTTGCTGAGTCCAATCCAAATCAGATCGTACCAAGACTTGCTGACCAGGGAATTTATCTGGGTTCTGAATCAACCATGTACAGAATTCTTAGGGACTTAAAAATGAATAAACACCGTCAATCCAGTCTTCCCGCAAAAAGGCACAGTCCTGATCCATTGATTGCAAATGCCCCGAACCAGTTGTGGAGCTGGGACATAACGTATTTGCCGTCAACAGTAAGGGGCAGGTTCTTTTACCTATATATGGTGATGGATTTATACAGCCGAAAAGCCGTGGCATGTCAAGTTTATGAATATGAATCCGGTGATTTGGCAGCTGAACTTATAACGGATGCCTGCAATCAAGAAAAAATTTCAGAAGAACAAGTCACCTTGCATTCTGATAATGGATCTCCCATGAAATCTGCCACCATGCTGGCAAAGCTTCAGGATTTGGGAGTTATTCCCTCATTCAGCAGACCCAGTATCAGCAATGATAATCCATACTCAGAGTCATTGTTCAGGACATTAAAATATCGACCGGAATATCCGGACAAACCATTTGAAAATCTATTTGATGCCAGAGAATGGGCAAATCGTTTTATTCATTGGTATAATAAGGAGCATCTGCATAGCGGCATTAATTATGTCACTCCGGAAGATCGACACAACGGCAGGGATATACAAATCCTTAAAAATCGTCATCATGTGTATCAGAAGGCTAAAACGAAACATCCTGAAAGATGGTCAAAAAAAACAAGGAACTGGAAACCCGTTACAGAGGTTGTTTTAAAAAGATTTAAGAAGGTAAAACAATCCACTGATACGGCAAAGAGGGCTGCATAG
- a CDS encoding hemolysin-type lysine-binding protein has translation MAIDSNIITDMGQLSALTYKNYPSESSNSLLNKGKILQGTFNIGQDSFSLNNSYTVKDYADTPSDMQALLLEKNDSTGNPTGEYIIAFRGTQEKMDIGVDAIIGLANYNPQFNDAKAFVQQMMTDHNISSSNLTLTGHSLGAILTQSVGAVLGIKGYAYNPYGTERLLTMWESYTDSLGEALIQVGIYQVLNAFGLDSSYAQFAADNILNVSFNDCGTLNGGILSNFASELTSDHLGTYLPVFGDNEGLSGHSMVVLNNAISYYNEIIAHFTDETDYDDLSTAYALSGENGFNRLNNTFGKLDIAHAAGNSLQFKFLDKSSITDFQSQASDQAHLFSLRALNPFAIIGANYSIVNENGELDIDNYSDKYIEDRSTFLYYLAHPDEKLPSGEDTIQFTDKRLGINTTAWKSGIGVDLTIRDYFWGTEVRDEFGSNGNTGDDHLYGMGGNDTLKGYGGEDYIEGGEGQDTMYGGGDKDTFYIQGEDDDYDIFNGGDHNEDTILGSEGNDTIRVHDFSGENTVEIIDGRGGENVIAGTGMVDTIDMSGTALIDIDRIEGGDGADTIKGCLADDTIYGGSKDQIEDNAVDQLEGGAGNDIYYAGTGDVINDLDGRGTVWFEGRELSGLTWTGLSPDSNIYSDSDENYYALFDNTSNTLIVSHSSTNHYIKIENFSDGTLGLTLEDYTPPSDYDYTLIGSADDDESDYHPDYDLGTYSYGFGDNADITADMSTSISLEIYGGAGSDYILGLPWDDYLNGGGGDDHIVSNSNSTMAPDIVGDVMDGGDGNDLIQDTGNVGSVMLGGAGFDILNGYRGNDTMSGGSQTDVLTGHAGDDYLSGGDGNDVLLGDNDLFWTNSIMGMLGPNMVDFTFDQAGWITDVNFNGAMSVKDGDTITVTGIGGGDIYFDIPAGNDFLDGGNGNDHLYD, from the coding sequence ATGGCAATAGATTCAAATATAATTACAGATATGGGGCAATTATCAGCATTAACTTATAAAAACTATCCATCTGAATCTTCAAACTCTTTGCTAAATAAAGGAAAGATCCTTCAAGGGACCTTTAATATTGGACAGGATAGCTTTTCATTAAACAATTCCTATACCGTCAAAGACTATGCAGATACCCCATCAGACATGCAAGCCCTGTTACTTGAAAAAAACGATAGCACAGGCAATCCAACTGGCGAATATATAATCGCATTCCGTGGAACTCAGGAAAAAATGGATATAGGTGTCGATGCGATCATCGGTCTCGCTAATTACAACCCACAGTTCAATGATGCCAAAGCGTTTGTCCAGCAGATGATGACTGACCATAATATATCTTCCTCAAACCTGACCCTGACCGGGCATTCCCTCGGTGCAATACTGACACAGAGTGTTGGAGCTGTTCTGGGAATAAAGGGATATGCCTACAATCCATATGGAACCGAAAGACTGCTGACAATGTGGGAAAGTTACACCGATTCACTTGGAGAAGCACTGATACAGGTCGGAATTTATCAAGTTCTTAATGCTTTCGGGCTTGATTCATCTTATGCGCAATTTGCCGCAGATAATATTTTGAATGTTTCTTTTAATGACTGTGGGACATTGAATGGCGGCATCCTGTCTAATTTTGCTTCCGAATTAACGTCTGATCATTTGGGTACATATCTGCCGGTATTCGGTGATAATGAAGGTTTGAGCGGGCATTCAATGGTAGTATTGAATAATGCCATCAGCTATTACAATGAAATCATTGCTCATTTTACCGATGAAACAGACTATGATGATCTGTCAACTGCCTATGCTCTTTCAGGCGAGAACGGTTTTAACCGTCTTAATAACACATTCGGCAAACTGGATATTGCTCATGCAGCGGGAAATAGTCTTCAATTCAAGTTTTTAGACAAAAGCAGCATCACCGATTTTCAAAGCCAGGCATCTGATCAGGCACACCTCTTTTCGCTGCGTGCACTGAACCCGTTTGCAATTATTGGGGCAAATTACAGTATAGTTAACGAAAACGGTGAATTGGATATTGATAATTATTCCGATAAGTACATCGAAGACCGTTCCACATTTCTGTATTACCTGGCCCACCCGGATGAGAAGCTGCCTTCTGGTGAAGATACCATTCAGTTTACAGACAAGCGCTTAGGCATTAATACAACTGCCTGGAAGTCCGGAATTGGTGTGGATTTGACGATTCGTGATTATTTTTGGGGCACGGAAGTCCGTGATGAATTTGGATCTAACGGCAACACCGGCGATGACCACCTCTACGGCATGGGCGGCAACGACACCCTCAAAGGATACGGCGGTGAAGATTACATCGAAGGTGGGGAAGGCCAAGACACCATGTACGGTGGCGGAGATAAAGACACCTTCTACATCCAGGGTGAAGATGATGATTACGACATTTTTAATGGCGGAGACCATAATGAGGACACCATCCTGGGCAGTGAAGGAAATGACACCATCCGGGTTCATGATTTCTCAGGCGAGAATACCGTAGAAATCATTGACGGCAGAGGTGGTGAGAACGTTATTGCCGGAACTGGTATGGTAGACACAATAGATATGTCCGGAACAGCCCTGATCGATATCGACCGGATTGAGGGCGGCGACGGGGCGGATACGATTAAGGGGTGTTTGGCGGATGATACGATTTACGGGGGATCCAAAGACCAGATCGAAGATAATGCTGTTGACCAGCTTGAAGGCGGTGCCGGAAACGATATCTATTATGCCGGAACCGGCGATGTCATCAATGATTTAGACGGCCGGGGCACTGTCTGGTTTGAGGGCCGGGAATTGTCAGGACTGACCTGGACAGGCCTGAGTCCGGATTCCAATATTTATAGCGACTCTGATGAAAATTATTATGCCCTTTTTGACAATACCAGCAATACCCTGATAGTGTCGCATTCATCGACAAATCATTATATCAAGATCGAAAATTTCAGTGATGGTACTTTAGGTCTGACCCTGGAAGACTATACGCCGCCAAGTGACTATGATTATACCTTAATCGGAAGTGCCGATGATGATGAATCGGATTACCATCCGGATTACGATCTGGGTACCTATAGTTATGGGTTTGGTGATAATGCAGATATTACTGCTGATATGTCCACAAGCATATCCTTGGAAATTTATGGCGGTGCCGGCAGTGATTATATCCTGGGATTGCCATGGGATGATTACCTGAACGGTGGTGGTGGCGATGACCATATTGTCAGTAACTCAAACAGCACTATGGCGCCGGATATTGTCGGTGATGTCATGGATGGCGGGGATGGCAATGATCTTATTCAAGATACGGGCAATGTTGGTTCGGTGATGCTCGGAGGGGCAGGTTTCGATATTTTGAACGGATACAGAGGCAATGACACCATGTCCGGAGGTTCACAAACCGATGTTCTGACCGGTCATGCCGGGGATGACTATCTCTCTGGAGGTGACGGTAACGACGTTTTGCTGGGGGATAACGATCTGTTCTGGACAAACTCCATAATGGGGATGTTGGGGCCGAATATGGTTGATTTTACATTTGACCAGGCAGGTTGGATCACTGATGTAAATTTTAACGGAGCTATGTCGGTGAAGGATGGCGATACCATCACTGTAACGGGCATAGGAGGGGGGGATATTTATTTTGATATTCCCGCAGGAAATGATTTTCTCGATGGGGGGAATGGAAATGATCATCTTTATGATTAG